One genomic segment of Acinetobacter sp. C26M includes these proteins:
- the rsmG gene encoding 16S rRNA (guanine(527)-N(7))-methyltransferase RsmG yields the protein MHPFFQELKQGSQALGLNLSEEALTLLLKYQDALVLWNKAYNLTAIREPKEMLVKHLLDSLSILNDLPQGRLLDVGTGGGMPGMIIALCQPERSCVLLDSNGKKIRFLKQFIADLKLKNVIAVQTRVENEDSIGELGQFDVITSRAFASLTDFVDAAQPYMHEQSIIAAMKGLIPEDEVEQMKDQYSCKIIELRVPRLDEQRHLLLLQRIQ from the coding sequence ATGCATCCTTTTTTTCAAGAATTAAAGCAAGGTAGCCAAGCTTTAGGTCTTAACCTAAGTGAAGAAGCCCTAACACTCTTATTGAAATATCAAGATGCGCTAGTGCTATGGAATAAAGCATATAATTTAACGGCGATCCGCGAGCCGAAAGAAATGTTGGTTAAACATTTATTAGATAGTTTAAGTATCTTAAATGATTTGCCCCAAGGTCGTTTATTAGATGTGGGCACGGGCGGTGGTATGCCGGGCATGATCATTGCATTATGCCAACCAGAACGTTCTTGTGTACTATTAGATTCGAATGGGAAAAAGATTCGTTTCTTGAAGCAATTTATTGCTGACCTAAAGCTGAAGAATGTAATTGCAGTTCAAACACGTGTTGAAAATGAAGACAGCATTGGAGAACTTGGTCAGTTCGATGTCATTACAAGTCGAGCATTTGCTTCATTGACCGATTTTGTAGATGCAGCACAACCTTATATGCATGAACAGAGTATTATTGCTGCAATGAAAGGCTTAATCCCAGAGGATGAAGTTGAGCAGATGAAAGATCAGTATTCATGTAAGATTATTGAACTGCGTGTGCCAAGATTGGATGAACAGCGTCATTTACTTTTACTTCAACGTATTCAATAA
- a CDS encoding ParA family protein, whose amino-acid sequence MAQIIAIANQKGGVGKTTTAVNLAASLAILKKRVLLVDMDSQGNATMGSGIQKNDLLYSVTDVLLGEVPIETAIQKAEVGYKVLGANRELAGVELAIAEQEGREFILKNALQEVDAAFDYIIVDCAPSLSLITVNALAAVNGVIIPMQCEYYALEGLADLTQTIDRIQKALNPNLEIVGVLRTMYDARNALTRDVSAELEQYFGKKLYETVIPRNIRLAEAPAHGLPVIYFEKSSKGAIAYLNLAAEMLKKSKVKKGSAV is encoded by the coding sequence ATGGCTCAAATTATTGCGATTGCAAACCAAAAAGGTGGTGTGGGAAAAACCACGACAGCAGTCAATCTTGCTGCCTCTTTGGCGATCTTGAAAAAACGTGTCTTGTTGGTCGATATGGACTCGCAAGGGAATGCCACCATGGGGTCTGGTATTCAAAAGAACGATTTACTTTATTCAGTTACAGATGTGTTGTTGGGTGAAGTGCCAATTGAAACTGCGATTCAAAAAGCAGAAGTTGGTTATAAAGTTTTAGGTGCAAACCGAGAGCTTGCGGGTGTTGAGCTTGCGATTGCTGAGCAGGAAGGGCGTGAGTTCATTCTGAAGAATGCTTTACAAGAAGTAGATGCTGCATTTGATTATATTATTGTTGATTGTGCGCCAAGTTTAAGTCTAATCACTGTGAATGCTTTGGCTGCCGTGAATGGTGTGATTATTCCGATGCAATGTGAATACTATGCTTTGGAAGGGTTGGCTGATCTGACACAAACGATTGACCGTATACAAAAAGCCCTTAATCCAAACTTGGAAATCGTTGGGGTATTACGTACCATGTATGATGCTCGTAATGCGTTGACCCGTGATGTGTCTGCTGAGTTAGAGCAATATTTTGGTAAAAAGTTATATGAAACGGTGATTCCTCGAAATATTCGTTTGGCTGAAGCACCAGCTCATGGTTTGCCTGTAATCTATTTTGAAAAGAGTTCCAAAGGTGCGATTGCATATTTGAACTTAGCCGCAGAAATGTTGAAGAAAAGTAAAGTGAAAAAAGGAAGTGCTGTATGA
- a CDS encoding ParB/RepB/Spo0J family partition protein, whose translation MSIKKRGLAKGRGLDALLGSIQKEKLQLEAQALDHGQLKQIDVNLLKRGEYQPRSFIQEQDLQELAASIEKHGVMQPIVIRPVDDEQHPYEIIAGERRWRAAQLAGLTEIPAIVRDLNDQVAIALALIENIQRQDLNPIDQAVALQRFHDEFGLSHQEIADTVGKARTTVSNLLRLLSLADPIKDLIQQGQIDMGHARAILTLKAKDQIAVAQIVIEKGLSVRQTEQLVREWSEPKPEKEKAQISPDIEQLTQKLSERFGANVKIDHNQKGKGKMVIHYHSLDELDGILNICLPN comes from the coding sequence ATGAGCATCAAAAAACGCGGATTGGCTAAAGGTCGTGGTTTAGATGCGCTATTGGGTTCAATTCAAAAAGAGAAATTGCAACTTGAAGCACAAGCCTTGGATCATGGCCAACTCAAGCAAATTGATGTCAACTTATTAAAACGTGGTGAATACCAGCCGCGTAGTTTTATCCAAGAGCAGGATTTACAAGAGCTTGCAGCATCAATTGAAAAACATGGTGTGATGCAGCCGATTGTGATCCGTCCTGTGGATGATGAGCAGCATCCTTACGAAATTATTGCAGGTGAGCGTCGTTGGCGTGCAGCTCAATTGGCAGGATTAACTGAAATTCCTGCCATTGTGCGTGATTTAAATGACCAAGTCGCAATTGCTTTGGCATTAATTGAAAATATTCAACGTCAAGATTTGAACCCGATTGATCAGGCTGTTGCATTGCAACGTTTCCATGATGAATTTGGTTTAAGTCATCAAGAAATTGCAGATACGGTAGGTAAGGCACGTACAACAGTGAGTAATTTGTTGCGATTGTTGAGCTTGGCTGATCCGATTAAAGACTTAATACAACAAGGTCAGATTGACATGGGACATGCCCGTGCGATTCTGACGCTCAAGGCAAAAGATCAAATTGCAGTTGCGCAAATCGTGATTGAAAAAGGTTTGTCTGTACGCCAAACTGAACAGTTAGTTCGTGAGTGGAGTGAACCAAAGCCTGAAAAGGAAAAGGCTCAGATTTCTCCAGATATTGAACAATTGACTCAGAAACTATCAGAACGTTTCGGAGCAAATGTGAAAATTGACCATAATCAAAAAGGTAAAGGGAAAATGGTCATTCATTACCACTCATTGGATGAGTTGGATGGAATCCTCAATATTTGTTTACCTAACTAA
- a CDS encoding MotA/TolQ/ExbB proton channel family protein — MWELVKAGGWLMLPLILSSIFTVAITLERYIRLKRSQVLPQALLVNGSDVESVIARLQKDDAVESPLGRILKAGFDHQDQGEQFARAQMEATASQEISHLEKNINFLGTLSAIAPLLGLLGTVLGIIESFLVIDVGSAGNASMMMPGISKALITTAVGMLIAIPAMIAYRYFQRVVHEYIAELEQQSTLFHAALFYKKAAHAQEHRRAS; from the coding sequence ATGTGGGAACTTGTGAAAGCGGGTGGTTGGTTAATGCTGCCCCTAATTCTTTCATCAATTTTTACGGTTGCTATTACACTTGAACGATACATTCGTTTGAAACGGTCACAAGTTTTACCGCAAGCGCTACTGGTTAATGGTTCTGATGTTGAATCAGTGATTGCCCGTTTACAAAAAGATGATGCAGTAGAAAGTCCGCTTGGTCGTATTTTAAAAGCAGGTTTTGATCATCAAGACCAAGGTGAGCAGTTTGCTCGTGCGCAGATGGAAGCAACTGCGTCTCAAGAAATCAGCCATCTCGAAAAAAATATCAATTTCTTAGGCACTTTGAGTGCAATCGCTCCTTTACTGGGATTACTTGGTACTGTTCTTGGAATTATTGAGTCGTTTTTGGTGATAGATGTGGGTTCTGCTGGTAATGCCAGTATGATGATGCCTGGTATTTCCAAAGCTTTAATTACAACAGCTGTCGGTATGCTGATCGCCATCCCAGCAATGATTGCATACCGTTATTTCCAGCGTGTTGTACATGAATATATAGCTGAATTAGAGCAACAATCTACCTTGTTTCATGCTGCGCTTTTCTATAAAAAAGCAGCTCATGCACAAGAACACCGTCGCGCAAGTTAA
- a CDS encoding biopolymer transporter ExbD — translation MKFKRSQVEDIHINLTPMIDCMLFILVFLLLSTTFSQQSRINLTLPDAQGVPPKQFDHKIEIMVDSTGHYSVNGQALSSKDIADLSAAIKQVAQDRRDFMFIIAADAKAAHQDVIRVMDVAGQLGFVNVNISTKVPTRGFTE, via the coding sequence ATGAAGTTTAAACGCTCTCAAGTTGAAGATATTCATATCAATTTGACGCCAATGATTGACTGTATGTTATTTATTTTGGTGTTTTTATTATTATCTACGACATTTAGCCAACAAAGTCGTATCAACTTGACATTACCAGATGCGCAGGGTGTCCCACCTAAACAATTCGATCACAAAATTGAAATCATGGTAGACTCCACAGGGCATTATTCTGTGAATGGTCAAGCGTTATCAAGCAAAGATATTGCAGACTTAAGTGCAGCGATTAAGCAAGTTGCTCAAGATCGTCGTGATTTTATGTTTATTATTGCTGCTGATGCCAAAGCTGCTCATCAAGACGTAATTCGTGTAATGGATGTGGCAGGCCAACTCGGTTTTGTTAACGTTAATATCAGCACCAAAGTTCCAACAAGAGGTTTTACTGAGTGA
- the msbA gene encoding lipid A export permease/ATP-binding protein MsbA, with protein sequence MNQDFKVYVRLISYLKSYWGVALLVLLGFGINAATEVSVAKLLKYIIDAIQEGSRTNLDWFPALIVLLMFFRGVGLFLGGYFSAVISRSLVFSIRQEVYAKLLRLPAQYYLDNSAGHISAKLMYNVEQLTAASSESLQTLIKDGLIVIGLLSYLLYTNWRLTLCIVVFMPFIGILVRIASKKMRKLSIQVQNTMGDVNHVVQETITANSVVKSFTGEEFEQKRFYKSSEENLRRGLKMVVVQNINSPIIQLLLSMAMAIILWLALRPQVFGDTSAGEFISFITAAGLISKPVKNLTDINEKLQRGLAAAHSVFELLDTPEEVNNGQLRPALKGNIQFDHANLRYEDGTHAIKDFSLDIKAGQTVALVGRSGAGKTSLVNMLPRFQELSEGQIYFDGIPVQEIELAYLRSQIATVNQQVVLFNRSVRDNIAYGQLQDSSDEQVIAAAKAAYAHDFIMNLPQGYDTILGAQGLNLSGGQRQRIAIARAILKDSPILILDEATSALDNESEYFIQQAFDKAMQDRTTIVIAHRLSTVENADLIVVMDKGQIIEQGTHAELLAKHGMYYQLHQRNFEEN encoded by the coding sequence GTGAATCAGGATTTTAAGGTTTATGTCCGTTTAATATCGTATTTAAAATCTTATTGGGGCGTTGCCTTATTAGTCTTGCTTGGTTTTGGAATCAACGCCGCGACGGAAGTTTCTGTCGCGAAGTTGCTGAAATACATTATTGACGCCATTCAAGAAGGTAGCCGTACCAATCTAGATTGGTTTCCGGCACTGATCGTTTTGCTAATGTTCTTTCGTGGAGTCGGTCTATTTCTCGGTGGTTATTTTTCCGCTGTTATTTCACGTAGTTTGGTTTTTAGCATCCGTCAGGAAGTCTATGCAAAATTGTTAAGATTGCCAGCTCAATATTATCTTGATAACAGTGCAGGTCACATCAGCGCAAAGCTAATGTACAACGTCGAACAGTTAACAGCTGCTTCATCTGAATCTTTACAGACCTTGATCAAAGATGGCTTGATTGTTATCGGCTTGTTGAGCTATCTACTCTATACCAATTGGCGATTGACCCTGTGTATTGTGGTTTTCATGCCTTTTATTGGGATATTGGTTCGAATCGCATCGAAGAAAATGCGGAAATTGTCTATCCAAGTACAAAATACCATGGGTGATGTAAACCATGTTGTACAAGAAACGATTACTGCAAACTCAGTGGTAAAAAGCTTTACTGGCGAAGAATTTGAGCAGAAACGTTTTTATAAATCGTCTGAAGAGAATTTACGTCGCGGTTTGAAAATGGTGGTGGTGCAAAATATTAATAGCCCGATCATTCAGCTTTTATTGTCGATGGCAATGGCGATCATTCTTTGGCTTGCATTACGTCCACAGGTTTTCGGTGATACTTCTGCGGGTGAGTTTATTTCATTCATTACAGCTGCTGGTTTAATTTCTAAGCCTGTAAAGAATTTGACTGATATCAATGAAAAGTTACAACGTGGTTTGGCCGCTGCACATTCAGTGTTTGAGTTGTTGGATACGCCTGAAGAAGTGAATAATGGCCAACTCAGACCAGCGTTAAAGGGTAATATCCAATTCGATCATGCAAACTTACGCTATGAAGATGGTACGCATGCAATCAAAGATTTTTCTTTAGACATTAAAGCGGGTCAAACCGTTGCTTTGGTTGGGCGTTCGGGTGCGGGCAAGACTTCATTAGTCAATATGCTGCCACGTTTCCAAGAGTTGAGCGAAGGTCAAATCTACTTTGATGGTATTCCAGTTCAGGAAATTGAACTGGCGTATTTACGTTCTCAAATTGCGACAGTGAATCAGCAAGTTGTGTTATTTAATCGTTCTGTGCGAGATAACATTGCTTATGGTCAATTACAAGATTCAAGTGATGAGCAAGTCATTGCTGCAGCTAAAGCAGCTTATGCGCATGACTTTATCATGAACTTGCCACAAGGTTATGACACCATTCTTGGTGCTCAAGGTTTGAATCTCTCTGGTGGTCAGCGTCAACGTATCGCAATTGCTAGAGCAATCTTAAAAGACTCTCCAATCCTGATTTTAGATGAAGCAACCAGTGCGCTTGATAATGAATCAGAATACTTTATTCAACAAGCATTTGATAAAGCTATGCAAGACCGCACGACGATCGTGATTGCACACCGCCTGTCTACGGTTGAAAATGCAGATCTGATTGTAGTCATGGATAAAGGGCAGATTATTGAGCAAGGCACACACGCTGAACTTTTAGCAAAACATGGTATGTATTATCAATTGCATCAACGTAATTTCGAGGAAAACTAA
- the lpxK gene encoding tetraacyldisaccharide 4'-kinase, translated as MSMAQRLQDAWNEQASWLVVLRPLSWLYRFGFCVNKALYQHGIKPVYKAPVAVMVIGNITVGGSGKTPLLIQLVKYLQQHNVRVGVISRGYGGEGPFPLLVTQITEPDTAGDEPCLIVQSTHVPMAVGPNRQASIELLLENEQLDLIISDDGLQHWALARQIEWIVLDQNRGLGNEKLLPEGYLREPKSRLSESTVIEHTKIAQAQRNMHLAVGQPYLLNANIDTNWFDHSQYFNAVVGIGFPQRFYQTLASLGVQQYQAHEFPDHHDYEIDDLTFENHDAIITTEKDAVKFKTLLKQHPEFTTPIWVVPVEAVLSADCYEMLKQQLQHLGIQFS; from the coding sequence ATGTCGATGGCGCAGCGTCTTCAGGATGCTTGGAATGAGCAAGCTTCGTGGTTGGTGGTGTTGCGCCCATTGTCATGGTTATACCGATTTGGTTTTTGTGTGAATAAAGCGCTTTATCAACATGGGATTAAACCTGTATATAAAGCGCCTGTAGCTGTTATGGTGATTGGAAATATTACCGTAGGCGGGAGTGGTAAAACGCCACTGCTGATTCAATTAGTCAAGTACTTACAACAACACAATGTACGAGTGGGTGTAATTAGCCGAGGTTATGGTGGTGAAGGTCCATTTCCACTTTTAGTAACTCAAATCACTGAGCCAGATACTGCTGGTGATGAGCCTTGTCTGATTGTTCAATCTACTCATGTGCCAATGGCTGTGGGCCCTAATCGTCAAGCATCTATCGAGTTGTTGTTGGAAAATGAACAGCTAGATCTGATCATTAGCGATGATGGTTTGCAGCATTGGGCTTTGGCGCGTCAGATTGAATGGATTGTGTTAGATCAAAATCGTGGTTTAGGCAATGAGAAACTATTACCAGAAGGTTATTTGCGCGAACCTAAGTCACGGTTAAGCGAAAGTACGGTTATTGAGCATACTAAAATTGCGCAAGCACAAAGAAATATGCATTTAGCGGTTGGTCAGCCTTATCTTTTAAATGCAAATATAGATACAAATTGGTTTGATCACAGCCAATATTTCAATGCTGTTGTTGGAATTGGTTTCCCTCAGCGCTTTTATCAAACATTAGCATCTTTGGGTGTACAGCAATATCAGGCGCATGAATTTCCAGACCATCATGATTATGAAATTGATGATTTAACATTTGAAAACCATGATGCCATTATTACTACGGAAAAAGATGCCGTAAAGTTTAAAACCCTATTAAAGCAACATCCTGAATTCACTACCCCAATTTGGGTGGTACCCGTTGAGGCTGTTTTATCAGCTGATTGTTATGAGATGTTGAAACAACAATTGCAGCACCTTGGTATTCAATTTTCTTAG
- the kdsB gene encoding 3-deoxy-manno-octulosonate cytidylyltransferase, protein MKHIVIPARFASSRLPAKPLLLIHGRPMILRVVDQAKKVAGFDDLCVATDDERIAEVCRAEGVNVVLTNPNHPSGTDRLSEVARIKGWSADDIIVNVQGDEPLLPAQLVQQVSQLLTDHPQCAMSTLCEPIHQLEEFQRDSIVKVVMSNRNEALYFSRATIPYDRDGAKQAEQQLHNQAFRHLGLYAYRVKLLQEYVTWEQGQLEKLESLEQLRVLENGHRIAIAVAEANLPPGVDTQADLDRLNAMSVSLFE, encoded by the coding sequence ATGAAACATATTGTCATTCCAGCTCGTTTTGCGAGTTCTCGTTTACCTGCAAAACCATTACTCCTCATTCATGGTCGTCCAATGATTTTACGTGTGGTCGATCAAGCGAAGAAAGTTGCTGGTTTCGATGACCTTTGTGTTGCTACGGATGATGAGCGTATTGCAGAGGTTTGTCGTGCTGAAGGTGTTAATGTGGTTTTAACAAACCCAAATCATCCATCGGGTACAGACCGCCTAAGTGAAGTCGCTCGAATTAAAGGCTGGTCAGCAGACGATATTATCGTGAATGTCCAAGGAGATGAACCTTTACTTCCTGCACAACTTGTACAGCAGGTGAGTCAGCTCCTGACTGATCATCCGCAGTGTGCGATGTCTACCTTATGTGAACCCATTCATCAGCTTGAAGAGTTTCAACGCGATAGTATCGTTAAAGTGGTGATGAGTAATCGTAATGAGGCATTGTATTTTAGTCGTGCAACCATTCCCTATGATCGTGATGGAGCTAAACAGGCTGAACAGCAACTACATAATCAAGCTTTTCGTCATTTAGGTTTATATGCCTATCGCGTCAAATTGTTACAAGAGTATGTTACTTGGGAACAGGGACAGCTTGAAAAATTGGAAAGCTTAGAGCAACTTCGCGTACTAGAAAATGGTCATCGTATAGCCATTGCTGTTGCCGAAGCAAACTTGCCACCTGGTGTTGATACGCAAGCGGATCTAGATCGATTAAATGCAATGTCTGTGAGTTTGTTTGAATAA